Proteins from a single region of Butyrivibrio fibrisolvens:
- the purB gene encoding adenylosuccinate lyase, producing the protein MSTDRYSSPLSERYASPQMQYIFSQDKKFRTWRRLWIALAETEKELGLGITQEQIDEMKEHVDDINYDVAKAREKEVRHDVMSHVYAFGVQCPKAKPIIHLGATSCYVGDNTDIIIMTEGLKLVRKKLVNVIAELSKFADEYKSLPTLGFTHFQPAQPTTVGKRACLWLQDFTYDLEDLDYVLDNMRLLGCKGTTGTQASFLELFEGDLSKVDKLDPMIAEKMGFDKWVSVSGQTYTRKIDVKVVNVLAGIAESATKMAQDIRLLQHLKEVEEPFEKSQIGSSAMAYKRNPMRSERICSLARYVMVDTLNPAITEVSQWFERTLDDSANKRLSVPEGFLATDGILDLCLNVVDGLVVYPKVIEKRLMSELPFMATENIMMDAVKAGGDRQELHERIRELSMEAGKNVKVEGKDNNLLELIAADPAFHMSLEDLQKSMDPSKYVGCSAHQVEKFLAEVVTPILDANKEELGLTAEINV; encoded by the coding sequence AGAACCTGGAGAAGGCTCTGGATCGCACTTGCAGAAACAGAGAAGGAACTGGGACTTGGTATTACTCAGGAACAGATAGATGAGATGAAAGAGCATGTGGATGACATCAATTATGATGTTGCCAAGGCTCGTGAGAAAGAAGTTCGTCATGATGTTATGAGCCATGTATATGCTTTTGGTGTTCAGTGCCCTAAGGCTAAACCTATAATCCACCTTGGCGCTACATCATGCTACGTTGGTGACAACACTGACATTATCATAATGACAGAAGGCTTAAAGCTTGTTCGTAAGAAGCTTGTTAATGTGATTGCAGAACTGTCTAAGTTCGCTGATGAATATAAGAGCCTTCCTACACTTGGATTCACACATTTCCAGCCTGCACAGCCTACTACAGTAGGTAAGAGAGCTTGTCTGTGGCTTCAGGACTTTACATATGATCTTGAAGATCTTGATTATGTTCTCGATAATATGAGACTCCTTGGATGCAAAGGTACTACAGGTACACAGGCATCTTTCCTCGAACTTTTTGAAGGAGACCTTTCTAAAGTTGATAAGCTTGATCCCATGATCGCTGAGAAGATGGGATTTGATAAGTGGGTATCAGTTTCAGGTCAGACCTATACACGTAAGATTGATGTCAAGGTTGTGAATGTCCTTGCAGGTATCGCTGAGTCTGCTACTAAGATGGCACAGGATATAAGACTTCTTCAGCATCTTAAGGAAGTAGAAGAGCCTTTCGAGAAGAGCCAGATCGGATCATCAGCTATGGCTTACAAGCGCAATCCTATGAGATCAGAGCGTATCTGCTCTCTTGCAAGATATGTCATGGTAGATACTCTTAACCCTGCAATCACAGAGGTATCTCAGTGGTTCGAGCGTACACTTGACGATTCTGCCAATAAGAGACTTTCAGTTCCTGAAGGATTCCTTGCAACAGACGGTATCCTGGATCTGTGTCTCAACGTTGTAGACGGCCTTGTGGTATATCCTAAGGTTATTGAGAAGCGCCTTATGTCTGAGCTTCCATTCATGGCTACTGAGAATATCATGATGGATGCTGTTAAGGCAGGTGGAGACCGCCAGGAGCTTCATGAGAGGATCAGAGAGCTTTCTATGGAAGCCGGCAAGAATGTCAAAGTTGAAGGTAAGGACAATAACCTCCTTGAACTTATCGCTGCCGATCCTGCATTCCATATGTCACTTGAGGATCTTCAGAAATCCATGGATCCTTCCAAGTACGTGGGCTGCAGCGCTCATCAGGTTGAGAAGTTCCTTGCAGAGGTAGTTACACCTATCCTTGACGCCAACAAAGAAGAACTCGGCCTCACGGCAGAAATCAACGTTTGA
- a CDS encoding family 43 glycosylhydrolase, with amino-acid sequence MKETELKFNEPWILQRADPYVIKGDDGWYYFTASIPTYDRIALRRSRTLQGLKDADEVTIWTKHESGPMGDHIWAPELHYVMGKWYIYFGAGDAEDKWHLRPYVLECQGPDPINDKWVEKGIPRAAKDDEFSFKAFSLDGTVFENKGSWYYVWAEKVGVGKQISNLYIAQLENPYTLKTVQVLLTTPDYDWERVGFWVDEGPAVIKRNGRLFLTFSSSETGTAYCIGMLTADEDSDLLDPRSWDKSRYPVLKSDASRGIYGPGHNSFTVDEDGNDIMVYHARTESEITGDPLYNPNRHAMLMPIKWGDDGAPVFSFDNTI; translated from the coding sequence ATGAAAGAGACAGAACTTAAATTTAATGAACCCTGGATACTTCAAAGGGCAGATCCTTATGTGATCAAGGGAGATGATGGTTGGTACTATTTCACAGCTTCAATTCCTACATATGACAGGATTGCACTCCGAAGATCGAGAACATTGCAAGGTCTAAAAGACGCCGATGAAGTTACTATTTGGACTAAGCATGAGAGCGGACCTATGGGTGATCATATTTGGGCACCTGAACTTCATTATGTCATGGGCAAGTGGTACATCTACTTTGGAGCAGGCGATGCTGAGGATAAATGGCATCTTCGTCCCTATGTTCTTGAATGTCAGGGGCCGGATCCTATTAATGACAAGTGGGTAGAGAAAGGTATACCAAGAGCTGCCAAGGATGATGAGTTCTCATTTAAGGCATTTTCCCTTGATGGAACTGTTTTTGAGAACAAAGGAAGCTGGTACTATGTCTGGGCTGAGAAGGTTGGAGTTGGCAAGCAGATATCGAATCTGTATATAGCACAGCTTGAGAATCCATACACACTTAAGACTGTTCAGGTGCTTTTGACAACACCTGATTATGACTGGGAGAGAGTGGGATTCTGGGTTGATGAGGGACCTGCTGTTATCAAGAGAAATGGACGATTGTTCCTGACATTTTCATCAAGTGAGACAGGAACAGCCTACTGCATAGGTATGCTTACAGCTGATGAAGATAGTGACCTTCTGGATCCAAGATCCTGGGATAAGTCCAGATATCCTGTCCTTAAGTCTGATGCATCAAGGGGGATATACGGCCCTGGTCATAACTCATTCACAGTAGATGAAGATGGCAATGATATCATGGTATATCATGCCCGCACAGAATCTGAAATAACGGGAGATCCTTTGTACAATCCCAATCGCCACGCTATGCTGATGCCTATAAAGTGGGGTGATGACGGAGCACCTGTTTTTTCTTTTGACAACACAATCTGA